In one window of Bdellovibrio bacteriovorus W DNA:
- a CDS encoding hypothetical protein (COG1396 Predicted transcriptional regulators), which yields MSKKTKEISLADFLQESRLSANLSQRDVADQLGYSTPQFISNWERGVSQPPISSLKKLAELYKVSATELFEVVLSTTLVEVQEDMKRKFASSKR from the coding sequence ATGAGCAAAAAAACTAAAGAGATTTCATTGGCTGACTTTCTTCAAGAGAGCCGTTTGAGTGCGAATCTTTCACAAAGAGACGTTGCAGACCAACTTGGTTACTCTACACCACAATTCATTTCGAACTGGGAAAGAGGAGTGTCTCAACCACCGATCTCTTCACTTAAGAAATTAGCTGAGCTTTATAAAGTTTCAGCAACTGAATTATTTGAAGTTGTCTTGAGCACAACACTTGTAGAGGTTCAAGAAGACATGAAGCGCAAGTTTGCTTCTTCTAAAAGATAA
- a CDS encoding magnesium transporter accessory protein (COG3174 Predicted membrane protein) produces the protein MQALNYQAEIYIKIILAIGVGLLVGLEREHASKDIGLRTFSLASLLGLLTGMLGQTFAICGFVGILSIACFVNIRGIKTGRGLEVTTTMALLVTFFLGILVEQGHVFVPVALSILVTMLLAWKDEMTNFTQGLKLEEIRSAVVMGLLTFVIYPTLPDNYIDPWGLVNPKQAWLTIIVLAGLSFANYILLKLYSTKGLYYSALLGGAVNSTAAATEIAAAIRTPDGGVVPKGVTILLMVNVSMLIRNLVILGAFAPEAMPIAMAPLVGMLATAMFFIWRSSKASQTETGPAAPILVSSPVSLRKVLSFGALFLFIQVSGSLAQKFFGSSGFLAVSFFGGMVSSSSTTAAAAKLAADGSITATLAGVSVIMTSISSAFINLPLVLQVTKNKAFVLKLALTTLLCIVMGFVLMACVAWMQSLFN, from the coding sequence ATGCAGGCTCTAAACTATCAAGCAGAAATATATATCAAAATTATCCTAGCCATTGGCGTGGGTCTTCTTGTGGGGTTGGAGCGTGAGCATGCTTCTAAAGATATTGGTCTGAGGACATTCTCTTTAGCTTCGCTTTTGGGACTCCTAACGGGGATGCTCGGTCAAACGTTCGCGATCTGTGGATTCGTCGGTATTTTAAGCATCGCGTGTTTTGTGAACATCCGGGGAATTAAAACGGGTCGTGGGTTGGAAGTGACGACAACCATGGCTTTGCTCGTGACTTTCTTTTTAGGAATTCTTGTTGAGCAGGGGCACGTCTTCGTTCCAGTCGCGCTATCCATTCTTGTGACAATGCTCTTAGCGTGGAAAGACGAGATGACGAACTTCACTCAAGGTCTGAAGCTTGAGGAAATTCGCAGTGCTGTTGTCATGGGACTTCTAACTTTTGTTATCTATCCCACTCTACCAGATAACTATATTGATCCATGGGGTTTAGTAAATCCAAAGCAAGCCTGGTTAACGATCATCGTTCTTGCGGGTTTAAGTTTTGCCAACTACATTTTATTGAAGCTCTACTCGACAAAGGGTCTTTATTACAGTGCTCTTCTCGGAGGCGCTGTTAATAGCACAGCGGCAGCGACAGAGATTGCTGCGGCTATTCGCACCCCCGACGGCGGAGTCGTTCCTAAGGGCGTTACTATTTTGTTGATGGTGAACGTCTCTATGTTGATCCGAAACTTGGTCATCTTAGGAGCTTTTGCCCCTGAAGCAATGCCCATTGCAATGGCTCCCTTGGTCGGTATGTTAGCCACGGCGATGTTTTTCATTTGGAGAAGCAGCAAAGCTTCACAAACAGAAACAGGGCCCGCGGCTCCGATTTTGGTTTCGTCTCCTGTATCATTGAGAAAAGTTTTAAGCTTTGGTGCTCTTTTCTTATTCATTCAAGTGTCTGGCTCTTTGGCGCAAAAGTTTTTTGGTTCTTCTGGATTCTTAGCGGTGAGTTTCTTCGGGGGTATGGTGAGTAGCTCCAGTACAACGGCAGCAGCAGCTAAGTTAGCAGCCGATGGCAGCATCACTGCGACTCTTGCGGGAGTTTCAGTTATCATGACATCTATTTCCAGCGCATTTATTAATTTGCCGCTGGTATTGCAAGTGACTAAGAACAAGGCCTTTGTTCTTAAGCTTGCGCTGACAACGTTGCTTTGTATTGTGATGGGGTTTGTTTTGATGGCTTGTGTAGCTTGGATGCAAAGCCTCTTTAATTAG
- a CDS encoding cation efflux system protein, AcrB/AcrD/AcrF family protein (COG3696 Putative silver efflux pump) — protein sequence MISKLLHFSLSHRLLTLALAIGVMVYGVLTLQKTPVDVFPDLNKPSVTLMLEAPGLAPEEVETLIIYPVEEAMKGIPGISNLRTTSGIGLGIVNIEFDWGSDIYLNRQLVTERLTQLSDKLPRGVEPVMSPISSLMGEIQLIGLMIKDESFSPIEARSFADWNIRPRLLSIPGISQVTTMGGGVKQYQILLKPLLLQRFQISIADLEEVLSKVSQNTGGGFLEDKNQEILIRTIGTVATLEDIQNTVVGVHLGRTVLVKDIAEVKVGAQIKRGDASIDGKPSIILSIQKQPQTETLKLTKEIESTLEDIRKTLPSQLELRTDLFKQANFIDTAVKNVSEALLTGSFFIFVVLFIFLANFRTTVITLTAIPVSLMMTLIVFSFFGLSVNTMTLGGLAIAIGELVDDAIVDVENVFRRLKENRALKNPRPVLEVVFLASSEIRNSIVFATIIVVLVFIPLFYMDGLEGRLFAPLGIAYVVSLLASLIVSLTLTPVLCSLLLNKGSKEEKESPVVTWLKRKQTVLLEATFKNPKPALWGTAILFVASLFLLPFLGQDFLPKFNEGTNTLSVMLIPGVSLEKSNQVGQEIERALLTVPEVKSVARRTGRAELDDHAEGVHSSDIDIQYHEEGRPRAIVLDEIRDKLSHIDGIFWSLGQPISHRLDHMMSGVEAQIAIKIFGDNLTELRAKAVSVQNSIKDIEGLTDVKIEQQVLIPQLKIFLLKEEMSKYAISSSEIDEILTRGLNGQTVGQVIDGRQIINVILRVDEASKSDTESVENLLVKFMPDGSKVHLSDVADIYIANGPNEILRENSLRRIVVSANSEVAVGKVAKKIEERLEKIELPEGYFIHLGGEFESQQAASKKMLVLGLLSLLSIFVVLHTHFKSSFIALQIMINIPLAMIGSLIALFVSGNSLSLASMVAFVTLCGIASRNGIMMISHYLHLMKFEGEVFDKKMILRGSQERLIPVLMTAATAILGLLPLLLSKGAPGKEILHPVAVVVVGGLLSSTLLDIVITPTIFYLFGRKTAEAHIQMKPLNPQLMNEEMI from the coding sequence ATGATCAGTAAACTCTTACACTTCTCTCTTTCACATCGTCTATTAACTCTGGCCCTTGCCATCGGAGTGATGGTCTACGGAGTCCTCACCCTACAAAAGACTCCCGTCGACGTTTTTCCAGACCTCAACAAACCCTCCGTCACCCTCATGCTAGAGGCTCCGGGCCTAGCTCCGGAAGAGGTCGAGACCCTCATCATCTATCCTGTCGAAGAAGCCATGAAGGGCATCCCCGGCATCTCAAACCTTCGTACAACTTCGGGAATTGGTCTTGGGATCGTCAATATTGAATTCGATTGGGGAAGCGACATCTACTTAAATCGCCAACTGGTCACGGAGCGCCTGACCCAGCTTTCTGATAAGCTTCCTCGAGGAGTCGAACCTGTCATGAGTCCTATTTCTTCCTTAATGGGTGAGATCCAACTCATCGGCCTGATGATTAAAGATGAGAGCTTTAGCCCGATTGAAGCGAGAAGTTTTGCCGATTGGAATATTCGTCCGCGCCTTCTATCTATCCCTGGTATCTCTCAAGTCACCACCATGGGTGGTGGCGTGAAGCAGTATCAGATTCTTTTAAAACCACTTCTACTCCAACGCTTTCAAATTAGCATTGCAGATCTTGAAGAGGTCCTCAGCAAGGTCAGTCAAAATACGGGTGGTGGGTTTCTTGAAGATAAGAATCAAGAGATTCTTATTCGCACGATCGGAACGGTAGCCACCCTTGAGGACATTCAAAACACAGTGGTGGGTGTTCATCTCGGTAGAACCGTTCTAGTTAAGGACATCGCCGAGGTCAAAGTCGGTGCGCAGATTAAGCGAGGCGACGCCAGTATTGATGGCAAACCTTCTATCATCCTCAGTATTCAAAAACAGCCTCAAACCGAAACCCTAAAGCTGACAAAAGAGATCGAATCAACGTTGGAAGATATACGCAAGACTCTTCCCAGCCAACTTGAACTACGCACGGATCTTTTTAAGCAAGCTAACTTTATCGACACCGCTGTCAAAAATGTCTCTGAAGCTCTACTGACAGGATCATTCTTCATTTTTGTAGTTCTATTTATTTTCTTAGCAAACTTCCGCACGACTGTTATCACTCTCACGGCCATCCCCGTTTCTTTAATGATGACGCTCATTGTGTTTAGCTTCTTTGGTCTTTCTGTAAATACAATGACCTTAGGGGGTCTTGCTATCGCGATCGGCGAATTAGTCGATGATGCCATTGTCGATGTGGAAAACGTCTTTCGCCGACTTAAAGAAAATCGCGCATTAAAGAATCCTCGTCCCGTCCTTGAGGTTGTCTTTTTAGCGTCTTCAGAAATTCGCAACTCAATTGTGTTCGCGACAATTATTGTAGTGCTTGTCTTCATTCCCCTGTTTTATATGGATGGACTTGAAGGGCGTCTTTTTGCGCCGTTGGGTATCGCCTATGTCGTATCCCTTTTAGCATCGCTCATTGTCTCTTTAACTTTAACGCCGGTACTTTGCAGTCTCTTATTAAATAAAGGTAGCAAAGAGGAAAAAGAAAGCCCTGTCGTAACTTGGCTCAAAAGGAAGCAAACTGTACTGCTTGAAGCCACCTTTAAAAATCCAAAACCAGCTCTATGGGGAACAGCCATTCTATTTGTGGCAAGCTTGTTCCTTCTCCCTTTTCTTGGTCAAGACTTCTTACCCAAATTCAACGAGGGTACAAATACTCTGAGTGTCATGCTAATTCCTGGAGTGTCTCTTGAAAAGTCCAACCAAGTAGGCCAGGAAATTGAAAGAGCCTTACTCACCGTGCCTGAGGTTAAGTCCGTGGCCCGTCGAACAGGTCGTGCCGAACTCGATGATCATGCTGAAGGTGTTCACTCTTCAGACATTGATATCCAATACCACGAAGAAGGCCGCCCTCGCGCTATCGTCCTTGATGAAATTCGCGATAAGCTTTCCCATATCGATGGGATTTTCTGGAGTCTAGGACAGCCGATCTCTCATCGACTTGATCACATGATGTCAGGAGTTGAAGCCCAAATTGCAATCAAGATCTTTGGCGACAACCTGACAGAGTTACGTGCCAAAGCGGTCAGCGTGCAAAATTCAATCAAAGATATTGAAGGGCTTACAGATGTAAAGATCGAGCAACAAGTTCTGATTCCACAGCTGAAAATTTTCTTGCTCAAAGAAGAAATGAGTAAGTATGCGATTTCTTCTTCTGAGATTGATGAAATTCTAACTCGTGGACTTAATGGCCAGACTGTCGGCCAAGTTATTGATGGACGTCAGATTATTAATGTCATTTTGCGAGTTGATGAAGCTTCAAAATCTGACACTGAAAGCGTTGAGAACCTTTTAGTCAAATTCATGCCTGATGGCTCTAAGGTTCACTTATCTGATGTGGCTGATATATATATCGCCAATGGCCCGAATGAGATCCTACGTGAAAATAGCTTGAGACGGATTGTCGTATCGGCGAACTCTGAAGTGGCGGTCGGAAAGGTCGCAAAAAAAATTGAAGAACGCCTGGAAAAAATTGAACTTCCTGAAGGCTATTTTATTCATCTCGGTGGAGAATTCGAAAGCCAGCAAGCTGCCAGCAAAAAAATGCTCGTTCTTGGCCTGTTATCTCTTTTGAGTATCTTTGTAGTATTGCATACGCACTTCAAATCGAGCTTTATTGCTCTACAAATTATGATCAACATCCCACTGGCTATGATTGGTAGCTTGATCGCTCTTTTTGTTTCAGGCAATAGCCTTTCATTGGCTTCAATGGTTGCCTTTGTCACTCTCTGTGGGATCGCCTCTCGTAATGGCATTATGATGATCTCTCACTACCTTCACCTGATGAAGTTCGAAGGAGAGGTCTTTGATAAGAAAATGATTCTACGCGGTTCTCAAGAGCGCCTTATCCCTGTTCTTATGACCGCGGCAACAGCCATACTTGGACTTTTACCGTTACTGCTCTCTAAAGGTGCACCCGGAAAAGAAATTCTTCATCCGGTAGCAGTCGTAGTCGTTGGTGGCTTGCTCAGCTCCACCTTGCTAGATATTGTTATCACTCCAACGATCTTCTATCTCTTTGGTAGAAAGACCGCAGAGGCACATATTCAAATGAAACCATTAAACCCCCAATTGATGAATGAGGAAATGATATGA
- a CDS encoding HAS ABC exporter outer membrane component (COG1538 Outer membrane protein) → MRTLLLVTGILISPQLWALQGIDPIRSEMLRNNPEAKIYQLQVEAAKSEIAASRLNHLPQLAVKSDWTNENGFNNYFEAQVNLFSGFEILNETRGLKTAADLEKINYEKKIRELNERLINTLSDIIYFHKSQKILESELAINKDQRKMAERKISAGMATQLDSLELDLREEEIRILKSQLEKDHRELHTRLEEIVGVEVSEAQIDALEFDTTLSKDIPQLSNHRSIDTQVGELELERQKYNLKAARGGYWPKLDLTYSFGHFKTDRWQGEDIENQVGLALTIPLFSAFNSHYKQKSQSFIKTAMEHNLERIKLATKQSEEMLSAKFDEVQELFTINKRKINLAKKYYEITVFEYKKGLKNSADLAAATERWFDLQRKEFELLKEYEKLKVQIQNLQPL, encoded by the coding sequence ATGCGTACTCTACTCTTAGTAACCGGTATTTTAATCTCCCCTCAACTCTGGGCACTTCAAGGGATTGATCCCATTCGCAGCGAAATGCTGCGCAACAACCCTGAAGCAAAAATTTACCAATTACAAGTAGAGGCCGCAAAAAGCGAGATCGCTGCTTCCCGCCTCAATCACTTACCCCAATTAGCGGTAAAATCCGATTGGACCAATGAAAACGGTTTCAATAATTATTTCGAAGCTCAAGTTAATTTATTCTCGGGCTTCGAAATTTTAAACGAAACTAGAGGTCTTAAAACGGCTGCGGATCTGGAAAAAATTAATTACGAAAAAAAGATACGTGAACTCAATGAACGACTGATTAACACCTTAAGTGATATCATCTACTTTCATAAATCACAAAAGATCCTAGAGAGCGAGCTTGCGATCAATAAAGATCAAAGAAAGATGGCCGAAAGAAAAATTTCAGCTGGCATGGCAACACAACTAGATAGCTTAGAGCTTGATCTCAGAGAAGAAGAAATTCGCATCTTAAAATCACAGCTTGAGAAAGATCATCGAGAACTTCACACACGGCTCGAAGAAATAGTCGGCGTGGAAGTTTCTGAAGCTCAGATTGATGCTCTTGAATTCGACACAACACTCAGCAAAGATATCCCCCAGCTCAGTAACCATCGCTCCATTGACACTCAAGTGGGTGAGTTAGAGCTTGAACGCCAAAAATATAACTTAAAGGCGGCTCGTGGCGGTTATTGGCCCAAATTGGATTTAACCTATTCTTTTGGTCACTTCAAAACAGACCGCTGGCAAGGTGAAGACATCGAGAACCAAGTGGGACTTGCCTTAACAATTCCGTTGTTTTCTGCGTTTAATAGTCATTACAAGCAAAAAAGCCAAAGCTTTATCAAAACTGCTATGGAGCACAATCTTGAGAGAATCAAACTCGCTACCAAGCAGTCTGAAGAAATGCTCTCTGCTAAGTTTGATGAAGTGCAAGAACTCTTTACTATTAACAAACGCAAGATCAACTTAGCTAAAAAATATTACGAGATCACAGTCTTTGAATATAAAAAGGGTCTTAAGAACTCAGCCGACCTTGCAGCGGCGACTGAACGTTGGTTTGACTTGC